The window TATGTTATTTTAAACGAAGAAAAGTCATTTGTCAAATTAGGGTagttgattttataaattaagagtGAATTTACCATTgtctttttgaaaatattacaaCATGGTCAATTTaacaactttttatttatttttctctcaatatcttgagtttatatatttatgtccCTAGTAAAACAAATATAGGATATCTACTTCTTTATCcttttacataataaaaaattggaccctcatttttttaatgaaagaaAGGAATTTAGGGAGGTATAATAATATATGGATAGTGAGTCTAAATCTAAACATAGAATCTCATGATATAATAACACATATATGTATTGGaggataattaatttatgttagaattaattaattggatCTGATGTGGGGGCATGAATGAtcgatattaattaatatagtatacaaaaattacataatatatatatagagtttgagaaataaataagaTGAGGCATCCatgtatattaataatagtattGCTGGCTATTGCCTGTTAATTTGCTTGCTCCcactaattataattttagatgaattgtgatttaattaatatttaacttgTTAATTCTTTTCTATTTGTTGGTTTCCGACATCCACAATATATGCTGTCATTTTTCTTTGTGCACACCCACACCATGACATTTGTCACCCTCAAACAAAcaattgatattttttcttaacttttgatattttttatatgacaGGGTTTTAgcaacttttgtatttttttttttaattcaagacaatagtttaacattttattaatatatacaattcTAGCTAAAGTTCAAGGGCTGTTTTGAAggtaaaaacaaaatttctaaatagactaataaattatttaatttaatttattttctgttTCATCCCTTTAAATAGTCTATCTATCATGTTTCTTCCCCAAAACAAACATATACCAACCCTctgtttttttctctctctctctctctatttcttGATCATGGAGAGAATGATTGAGAAGCAAACGAACCCGATGTCATCTCTTTGCAAAACCTcaccggcggcggcggcggggTTGGGTATTCACCGGACGTCGACCCAACTGGTTATAACCAAAGTAAAACCCAAGATTCGCATAATTCATATATTTGCGCCGGAGATAATCAAAACGGACGTTGCTAACTTCCGGGAACTGGTTCAAAGGCTGACTGGAAAGCCTAATTCAGAAAGCAAAGGAGTGAAAAGAAAAGGTAGAGGAACAGATAATCCATTTCCCACAAAAAGAGCGGCGGTGGCTGCAACAGGTGAATTGACGAAGAAGAAAATGGAATTATCTTCTTCATGGGAGTACTATAGAGATAGAGTGAGTAAATTGGAAATGGCGGATGATcaagagatgatgatgatgatgagtcaGAAAATGAATGGATCGAATAAtagtggtggtggtggtggtggtgggtaTTTGGGTCAGTTTGCTGATTTAGATGGGTTGATGCAAGAACTCAATTGTAATCAGTTTTTTCCCCTGTTTCCGACGGAGACGGCGTCTAATTCTTCTGATCAGGTGGACTCCGCCGTACTCGCCGGCCGGAGCCATTAATTCACTCAACCTTCTTctgctgcttcttcttctttttctgcatatatatatattattattattgtctaGATAATTAGGTAATTTGACTGGATGGATGGATGATCGATCTAAATGCATGCATGTGgatgatcatgatgatgatggCCGGCCGGACATGGATAAACCGATCATTGATTCTAAATCAGCCACAAACAACAACATAATTCGATCGATCGTGTTAATGGACGTCAGTGATGACTAGTTTAGCTtctaattatcattattattattattatatttattctcttcattttgCCGTCTTCTTGTCTTGTGATATCATTTATTAttggtttatatatattcaaatattattattattattcctaattcttttatttttatataattgatcttttttcattattatctgctttgtaattaaatatatatatggattttGATAACATGAATTACTTAGAAATCAAGATTAGTTTATTTTGGCTTTAAAACGGTTGAATTGAAGAAAATTAACATAGAGAGGTAATCTTTAAAGAGTTAGTGAAATTGGATTTAAAgaaagaagaatgatgatggtacttaattttatttatttttattacgtTTCAAATAAGAATCTAATATGTAAAATTTGATCtcttataaacaaatatttaattaatctatttaatcATATACATGCATCTCATCTTTTGCTCCCTACTAGCTAGGATATTTATGAATTTGTTGGGTTATTGCCTTACAACCCAATGAGAgttcatttcaaatattttctgAGTGGATcatagaaaatttaaataacttttatccACTGTGGTTGGACTAATAGACTTTTTCTATGAGAAACTTTATAGGAGAACTTAgggtttattaataaaaagtattaatattaaggataatatatatatatatatatatatatatttaatattttaattaataaattaagtataaaagAGTAATGAGataatgttgaattatatataatttttttttaaatcacaacCGAACAAGATATAGTTTGTTTGTCTTCTTGTCATccacttataataaactaattaattaattaataatagatatatagatattgATTTCACCCTAAACCcattaacaaaacaaataaatgaattcCAAGATCTGTGGGCAAAGACGTGACAGTTATTCCCAAAgtcaatgatatatatatatattccaaattttatgatttttgcaacatatcattttcttcattttcttgggcagctcatatatatatatatatataatctaacaCACCACCAtgaataagataatatatattaggatTGATGACATGATCGTTGATCTGAGTttgttctgttttttttttttttttttttttctatctcaACTTTCATTTCTCTATTGGCCGACTAATTATTAAGAAGTTTTCATTTTTCACACCCTTCTTTCCGGGCAACTGCTTCTCTAGACGTAATTAGGAAGCTTTATGTGGTAGTCTAAATTTAGTCAATATtcttgatataattaatttatctcaaagGGCTATTTGTCAATATTGTTATCTATAATTAATTCACTTGTTTCCATGAATGTGATATTTTTCATGGTAAAAATCTTAAGCTCTGAATTATAGGGCAGTAAGATAATAAACAGTACTAAACCAAACAGAAAAACTCCAAAAGTTGAGCATTATAACAGAACCAAGTCAGAGATGTGTGGTTGGGGAGCCACTATGCTCTCTGTCATACCAAAGTTAAgcaatttgttttctttaaataatgtaGGATTTTGAAGAAAGATAGTAAGAAGATAAGATAGAGAGAAGATTAGAATTGATATTGTGTAtgttattgataaacaatagacatatatatatacatgaaatgggaaaatgaaaagtctaagaCTATGAAAAGCTAAGAATATGAAAAGCTAGAAATacgaaaagtttttaaataataaatgaggaattaattatttggtttaatatCCTCCCGCAAACGAAACGGAGTGGCACACACCGTGAGTTTGTCACGTAATAGAGCAAAACGGTTTGTCGCAAGTCCTTTGGTGAGTATATCTGCAATTTGATTATCAGTAGGTATGTACCGGATGGTGAGAGATTTTTGAGCAACACGTTCACGGACAAAGTGAAAATCAATCTCTATATGTTTTGTACGAGCATGGAAGACAGGATTGGCGGTGAGAAAGGCAgcaccaatattatcacaccagAGAGTGGGAGGTTGAATGAGAGAGACACGAAGTTCTTGTAGTAGAGATTGAAGCCAAATGAGTTCAGCAGTGGCATGGGCTAGAGCTCGGTATTCAGATTCTGTGCTAGATCGAGCAACAACCTGTTGTTTCTTGGAATTCCACGAGATAATATTAtcacccaaaaatatgcaataaCCTGTTGTAGAACGCCGGTCGTCAGGACAACCAGCCCAATCAGAGTCAGAAAAGGCAGAAAGTTCAATTGATGATGATGGACGAATAAGAAGTCCATGATGAGACGTGTTACGAAGATAACGAAGAATTCTTTTTACAGCAGTCCAATGAGTGGTAGTAGGTGACTGCATAAATTGACAAGCACGATTAACAGCAAATGAAATATCTGGTCGAGtattagttaaatattgtaAAGCTCCAACAGTACTGCGATAGAGAAATGGATCAGGGAGAATGTCACCATCATGTCGAGATAAGGATGACCCAGAAGATATTGGGGTATGAAGAGGTTTTGAGTCACTCATATTGGCTCGAAGGAGAATGtctttaatatatttggattgagATAGAAAAATACCAGAGGTAGAACGATGAACTTCAAAACCAAGAAAGTAGTGTAGTGGTCCCAAATCTTTGATGGGAAAAAGATTGTTGAGTTGAGAGATAATGGAGGAGATGTGAGAAGAGGAGTTGCTAGTaaagatgatatcatccacgTAAACAAGAAAAAATGATGTAGTATTGGGAGAGTGATGAATGAATAAAGATGTATCGTTTTTGGATTCATGAAAACCAAGGGAAAGAAGAGCAGTTTTCAGAGTAGTATGCCATTCACGAGgggcttgtttgagaccatagaGGGCTTTGTGAAGTTTGCACACATGGTTAGGATAATCAGGATGAATAAAACCAGGCGGTTGAGACATAAACACTTCTTCCTTGAGAGTTCCGTGTAAAAAGGCATTGCTGACATCAAGTTGATGAATTGGCCATTGTTGAGTGACAGCAAGAGATAAGATAGTCCGGATAGTAGTATGTTTTACAACCGGGCTAAAAGTCTCTAGATaatcaatgccttcttgttgatgaaaaccttttgcAACTAACCGAGCTTTGTGTCGTTCAATGGAACCATCAGCTTTTTGTTTGACtttaaaaatccatttgcaCCCCACAATATTCTGAGAGGATTGAGGAACAAGAGTCCACGTCTTGTTTTGAATGAGGGCATTAAACTCATTTGCCATAGCAGAACGCCATTGGGGATCTTTGTTGGCAGCGGAAAAACATGTTGGTGGAGAGATGGAGATTGTGGCAAGATTTGCATTATGAAGAGCACGAGTTTTAGCAcgtgtgatcatatgatgagaAGAGCATTCCGGAGCATGAATGGCGGTGGAGAGCCCACGTGTATGAATGGGTGAGTTAGGTGAGTTGTCTAGTGAAGGTAGATTATTGGTGGTTGGTGATGGTGGGGGTTCATATGATGAGGAATTAGATGAGGTTGAGGGTTCATATGAAGAGGAATGAGATGATGATGGTGTTTCATTAATTGGTGAATTAGATAGGGTGATTTGGGGAGAAGTAGAAGTAGGTAATGGAGATGATGGGATGGTTGTTTGAGATGTGGGGATAGGtatatttatgaatgatattGGTGATGGTGGTTCAGATGGAGGATTGGTTTGGTTTGATAGAGTTGAAAAAGGGAATGTTTgctcatcaaaagtaacatgcCGTGAAATGTAGATACGGCCAGTAGGAATATGTAGACATCGATATCCTTTATGATCGGGACTGTAGCCAATAAACGTGCACCGAATGGATTTAAAGTCCATTTTGTGTTGATTGTATGGTCTCATTAGAGGATAACATGCACATCCGAAAACCTTCATAAATGCATAATCAGGTGTTCGTTTATACAAACATTCATATGGAGACTTATTCCTCAAGACGGGTATAGGAAGTCGGTTGATGAGAAAAGCAGCAGTGAGACAAGCATCATCCCAATATTCATATGGCATGGATGATTGAGCTATTAATACTTGATATATCTCAGTTAGATGACGGATTTTCCGTTCAACAACACCATTCTGTTCGCTTGTGTATGGACAAGAAAGACGATGTTGAATTCCATTGAGTTCAGTTAAGGATCCAAAATTACGGTATTCACCACCCCCGTCAGTTTGAAGTATTTtgatcttcttgttgaactgaTTTTCTACCAAAGCTTTGAATTTCGTAAATGTAATTAAAACATCGGATTTCTTTTGGATGGGATAAACCCATGTGAAGCGGCTAAAGTCATCAACAAAATGAACAAAGTAGCGGCAACCTGAGTTTGAAAAAACCGGAGATGGACCCCATACAtcagaataaattaaatcaagtggAGCATTAGTTCGTGACGATGAGACATTGAAAGGCAATTTATGTGCTTTCCCTAACTGACAAGCTTCACAAAATGGAACATTTTTATTTCCAATTATTGGTAACATGAAACGTGAAATAAGAAATGATGTGGTTGAAGCTGATGGATGCCCCAAACGATGATGCCATGTTGTTGCTGATGATCGGGTGCCAATAAGAGCTTGTTTATTTGTAGGTGCCGGAGAAAGATAATATAGCCCGTCTTTAAGTTTGCCCCGAAGTACCTCTATCTTCGTATTGCGGTCCTTTACCGAACAATATGAtggatgaaattcaaagaaGACGTTATTATCGGCAGTAAAACGAGCAATGCTCAAAAGATTTTTCGATATGTGAGGTACATGCAAAATATTTCGTAAATGTAGTGGTTTTGGCACAGAATTAATCTTGGAGTTGCCAATATTAGAAATTGACAAAGACTCACCATTaccaacaattattttttcattacctTGATAAGGAGAATGAGTATGAAGGTTTTCCAGATCAGAAGTAATATGATCTGATGCACCCGAATCGGCGTACCAAGCGGGGTCGGAGATAACCGTTGTTGATGCCATCATTGCTGTATGAGGATTACTAGGCATAAAATTCTGATCAAATCGACGACGACAATTGGTGACTGAATGCCCAAAAATGTTACATAATTGACATTGTATATGAGCACGACAATTGTTGGAAGTGTGACCAGTTTTATCACATGTATTGCATTTTGGTCTATTATTTCCTGCGTtacgattttcaaaattttgacgATTCCCAGAAAAATTATTGTGTCCATTATAGGACTGTTTGCTAGGCCCATTATAACCATTGTTGGACCTATTATTTTTCAGCCCAATCATGCTTGACCTATCAACGCCAGACCCAAGAATGCTTTGTTCGTTAGATCCACCATGTCCATTAGAAGAGGAATATTGATGGTTTctgaaagaagatgaaaagccTCGTGATTGCCCTTTCGAGTTCCATCCGCGACTGTTTTCTTTAATAACAACATTCGCTGATCTATTTGAGACGTTAGAAT is drawn from Impatiens glandulifera chromosome 3, dImpGla2.1, whole genome shotgun sequence and contains these coding sequences:
- the LOC124929673 gene encoding VQ motif-containing protein 25 yields the protein MERMIEKQTNPMSSLCKTSPAAAAGLGIHRTSTQLVITKVKPKIRIIHIFAPEIIKTDVANFRELVQRLTGKPNSESKGVKRKGRGTDNPFPTKRAAVAATGELTKKKMELSSSWEYYRDRVSKLEMADDQEMMMMMSQKMNGSNNSGGGGGGGYLGQFADLDGLMQELNCNQFFPLFPTETASNSSDQVDSAVLAGRSH